GGTCTCCTCTATACTATTATTCTTAATAATCTGAGAGCAGTTATCCTTTATGGCTATGTCAAATTCCAGAAACTTTATTGTATATAATTTCACCATTTCTGTACTTTCATTGagctcataaaatcaatacccctttGGATGATTTGTATAAGATACGAAGTAATACCAAGTGATTTTGGATTCTAACTTACATAATGTTGCATTATATAATCTTACCTATGGTACACCCCAAACCTTAAGATAGTCCAAACTAGGTTTATGTTAGGTTCATCACTCAAAGAAAGTTAATAGAACAATTTCGATAGAAACATGGTTTTGTATGTGAAAAGGCTGCTTTCACATTATTAGCCCAtagaaaaccaaataaattagttCTACTAATTATTCTAATCACTATATCTATTATGATACAATTGTGCCTTTCTGCTATACCATTTTGTTTAAGATTTTCAGGCATAATAAATTAAGTTATCACCCCAAAATCTTCCAAGTATTTGATGATGACCATTGAAGCTATCTAGCATTTCCATACTTATCAAAATACTCCAGTTCTGACAACCTTTAACACTTACCCCAATTGTTTTGGATTTTAGtgcgaaaaaaaaatcttgaatttattcAAAGATTCAAACTTTTCCTTAACCAAgtatagaaaaataattgtcAATGACTATgttgaaataataatttctatACAACTTTATCATATAGGATCCACTAAGATCAATGTGAATGACTTCTAATAGGTCAAAACTTTAGAgtatagttttattttttatcttagtcatcttacTCTACAATAGTCCATGCAGATTTTTAGGTAACTTTTAAGAGTAAATAGAATGTTAACTTTATTAGCCTTTCTATTCTTTCGCTAGACATGTGATCAAGACGTTAATGCATAAGACTCTCTCTTAAGCAAAagtcttttggaaaaaaatcattgGGAGTTAAACACAATTTGTACAATCtattaaatataatatagtACTCAACcttatttgaattaatgaacataaaaatacattttttttaaaaggataGCCACATGTTTTAATTGGATATGGAAACTAAGTTCCATATCAaggaaaatatatgaaatatgTTTCTTAATaacagattaaaaaaaaattggaattaaaataaTATCTCCAATGTTGACTTTATCGATGTTTTTCATGGTGAGCTATGATTCATCTTAATTTGACTTCTTTAGTTTTATGAATCCCCATATGGTAAATACAACCAATTTGTTGCACAATTATCTAGTCTACTAAAAACTGGATGGGGCTTTTGATAAGTATTGAATTCATAAACAATGCCAAAAAATCATTACCTGTAGGCTAAccaaatatttgtatttttacgATAGCTTATCTTTATATGACATTTCTTCTTAAAAAGAAGCAATGGTTGTCATCCATTGACAGATGCTTTCTTAGGACCTAGAATGTCAGAATAACCAGTAATTTCATGAATTCATTTATGAGTatgatttttagatttcaaatCTACTATCCTTAAAACACAATCTCTAACCCCATGAGAGCCATCATACCTTATATTAAAGAGTCCTTACAAATGTGTCATAATCTTAGCATTAGGCAAGCGTAATTTCAAGCCCCCAAAACTTCCATTGTCTTTTTAGTAGTGCAATAAGctaataaatcatttttcaagttttctaaaatggtacgcttgattaataacatgaaaattcaattgctcttttcttAATAGTTATAGAGTTATTGACTGCAGACAAGGTGACTGAAAAACAAATAATGTATAATTAGTATTATGtgagcattgtgtaacttgaaaATATACAAGTACATATATAAAGAGTTACATGCATAATCACATAAGTCACTTTTGGcataatacatgacatgcaattgtatATTTCCCACATGACAGTAGCCATGAGTATATAAACCACTACAATAAGTTATTCTTCCATCATACTattccctccatgaactaatataCAATCATCTCATTTGGGAGTATAATCACGCATTAGAATAGGAGACATCTTATCATTATAAGAGATCGATATTTTTTAAACCCAATTAAGTATGTCATTTTGGCAGTCACAACtcaattaaatttttgaaactCTCTTATATCGGAGAAATAAACTTTATTTCTCACACATACCATATATATGTGATTTTATCCTTTAGTGATGGGGGCAATTTGTcattaaaatcacatatcatccCAATTACATTACTTCATTCATTGATACATGTTGAACCTTATTAATGAATAAATGCTCTATGTATTCTTGATGTGATGATATTCATGTGACCTTGCACTTGTATAATCatagaaaaatatagaaaaataagcaaaactaccctaaaaaaacccaaaaaaatgcaaaaaacatGCAtttataaattatcaaaaaataaaataaatatatttaagacATCTTTATACAAGCAACCATATCTGCAATGCACGAGCAGTGACTAGTTCAAACAGTTAATCATTATGACTGGTCCACATCTGGTCCAACCAATTGACCAGTCTAGTCAACGGTGTCAACGAGTTGCAGTCGGGTAAATCGAGTCAGGTTTAGGTCAATGATAGATCGGCCTCGCGGTTAACAGTTGGGGTCCCAAGTTGAGTTAGGTTCATTCGCAACCCTGGTGACTAACATCATTATGACGTTAGCCCCAGCCAGCACATGGCCACGTCTTCATGTTCCCACCAGCACATGGCCACATGTTGGGGCACGTGTAATCTCCCTTGGTGGCGCGCCAGCTACAGTTTTGTTCGTCTTGATGAGTATGttctatttttgtaattaaattgatttttattgaacaaaaaaatcatgaaatatgGCAAAAAACTATGTATTTGTGTTCTAACCTATGGCTACTTTGATATCACATATAAGACACAAAAGTGCAACCCAAGATATCCATAACTAGAACCAAGAATATATATGTAATCATGTAAAGAGATTTACATTTCTAATTGGGATCACCGTTCTTGATGTGGAATAATGACAATTCAAACTCAAAAACTTCTCTTCAATTGTCTTCTatatcactggctcaataaGACGGCACATTATCCTTAGTGCTTAGTAAACGTTCCTTTATGAAGATAATTGTGTGTGTTAGGATTATAGTAGAaatttgagcactatttatagagtttttagTTAACCTATCTTACTATGGGCCGAGCTTAACTCGAGTCATACTAGTCAATCCCatattaagaaaagaaattttctatctcactttagactAATATTGTATAATGGTATATTATAATAATGTAGCCCAAGTTAGGAAAATTGTTACACTTTACCCTTTTGCATGGGAAGCAACGGATCGCTTTGGTTTGCATGAGTCGTTTTTCATGttagtttttgaatttgtttgttAGAAAGATGAGTTACTAAAAACTCCATTCAAAGAGACATACGTGCACACTCATCCGGAAAAATGGCCTCAAAAGATTGTATAACGCTTATTCGGCGGGtttaaaatcaacttaaaaCGAATTACCATggatgagagggagagagcacCTTCGTCGGAGAGAGAGAACGGCGGGCAAGAGCAATTTGCTTCAGCAGTAGGTAGAGGAAGTAGCAAGTGGACCTATTCAATCTGGGGACTTCATGCAATTTTTTACCCAAttgcaaattttggaaaaagttaTCTCCATTTTAGTCGCTGGAAAAAGTGGGGTGACAAAAACTTGGCTGACAGGTGAGTTCAGGCTCTTTATTGAGAATAGTTTGATCATTTCAAGCTCTTACTTGAGATAATCTCCACTTTTAAACtcttttttaaggaaatgaCTTAAGGTCTTCTTCTGAAATTTTCCCTTATGATTGTAATGTTTTAGCTTGAACTTTGTTCGTGtccttttgtcttcttcgtaTACGTAATTAGTTTCAATTGAATCGTATCGGTGAAAATGGAGCTAGAAGCCTAGACAGTTTTATTATTAATATCTTTTTCTTGCTAAAGAATAGCAACGATGAAGGTTTCtcatgttattttttaaaacaattcttataatatctttttataatttgaccAACTTTAGAACGTTTTGTCTTGGTATTATTATTTACtttcaattgaattattttggtAAAATGTGGCTAGGAAGTGTTATTATTTACGCTTTTcctaattaaatatagcaatgTTGAAGGTTCTAATgttatttataaaaaggaattatttgaatttattcTTTTAAGAGTCTGGGGAAAATAaaaacgagaaaagaaaagtttattaGTGGGACAGGTGTCAGCGACGAAGAGGACCACATTTCAAGTCCTCATTGACTTCTCCAAATAGCACCACAAACGCAACCCATAATACATGTCATGAGTACCTTTGTGAAGGCTGGTGCAACAAAGATGCTTGTGTTCCTGTGTGACTAATATAACTCCTGCAATaatcaaattgacaaaaaagtatatataggtctcaaaataaagtaaaatcaCTGCATCATGCTTCCGCTATATGATTCCAATTTGCAAAGTTTTTTCCAAATTGGCGCATATACCGTATGCCTGGCTAGTTACAAGAAATGAACAAAGTTGACGTCAAATAACTTTGGGATGGTATGAGCTAAGAGTCTATTGATCCCGAATACTGAGAATAAGCTTATAACTGTAACTATCCAAAGGCCTCTTATTCCAAAGTGCAAAGAGGCAAATAAGATCTTCATCACGTCTCACCAGTTAAGAGTGGCTGCACACCCGAAAATGTAATGATATTCATGTCGATGCTTGACTGGCTAGATGCAAAGACAGCATCATGAGATTCAGTGGGCTCACGGTACTCTTGATTGTGCTGCATACCTGAAAGATTTTGAAGCTTCCTTATTCCCTCCAACTCCATTGCCGCTTCTTTCATTGTAGGTCGCTTCCTCCCATTCAAGTTTAAGCACCTTTTCGCAAGTTTAGCCATTGATgcaatctcttccttcttaCCTTCTTTCAACACATGAGCATCAGCAATGTTGAACAAGCGAATCTCCTCCATTGAATTTATGAAATAGGTCACAAGGCTTCTTCCTACTTGTTCCCTTTGCGATGAGATTGGCTTTTGTCCCGTTAAGAGTTCAACaaggacaactccaaagctatatacaTCACTTTTGTTTGTAAATTGACTTGACTGGAAATACTCCGGATCTAGGTAGCCAAAAGTCCCTTGCACTAATGTAGTTATATGAGTTTGATCGAGTGAAATAGACTTGGAAGTACCAAAATCTGCCACTTTTGCTCGATATTTCTCATCTAAGAGGATATTGGTAGACTTGATGTCTCGATGATAAATGGGAATAGAGGCCGCTGAATGCAAGTAGAATAAGGCTCCTGCAATTTCAGTTGCAATTCGTAGCCGTGTATCCCATGATATAGGAAACTCTGCACTTGGATCATGTAGATATTCGTATAGAGTCCCATTTGGTATAAACTCATATACTAAAAGTGGGACTTCCGTCTCCAAGCAACACCCCAATAACTTGACCACATTCCTATGATTGATTTTTGAGAGAATAAGAACTTCATTTATAAATTGTTCGACTTGTCCCTTGTCTATCACTTTCGATTTCTTAATTGCAACTATTTTTCCATCTGTTAACATTCCCTTGTAAACAGTACCCTGTCCACCTTGCCCAAGTATCCTATCATTGTTGAAATTGTCTGTGGCCTTCTCTAATTCCTTGGAGTTGAACAATTTGCTTTTCTCGACATTATATTTTGGTGAAGATAGCTCACTTTCCAACAAAAGACCGCCATTCTGAATGAAGTACTTCTCTTTGAgcttgatttcttttctcttcttgatgtATTCGTACAACCTCCATAAGAGAAGACACAGAAGTAGTGCCCCAAGGCTTGCTCCAACCCCTGCATAGCAAAAATTTCAGGGGCAAGAGTGAGAAAAATTACCCTGcttgtcataaatatataagGCACTTATCAGCAAGAATTTAAGTGAATctgatgaaaaggaaaacatatAAGAGTGATTAGCTGAGTCTCATTTCGTGCGGATTTAAATTAACAACCATGGAAAGTTAATGTCTCCTAAGTTCTATCCggtgaaatttttatatatgcatGTGCACCGTACTACTGACCTCCCTAGCAAACCATTGATGAATGTGATAAAGTTCATACCAGGATTCCTTTTGGTTATGATTGTAACAATCCTAATTCAGATATGACGAAAATAAGCAAGAAACTTGGATATCTTTTGATAGATATGAAGCAGCGACGTTTAAAAAGTTCGAGTGTTTTCTTACTGATTAAACATCAGTATTCGTGGGCAAAGAAAGTTTTGAGGTTGTTTTTATAGATACTATTGATTGAAACTCATCTATAATCATCACCAGGCGAATGGCTAATCATGTTAGAGCGAAGGGTAAGATACAACATATAACATCTTTTTTCTGCTCATAACTTATCCTATATTTTTCTGTTTGTAACAAAACTCAAGAGCATGAAGTGGCTAGAAATCTAGGTTAACAGATCTACTTACCAACAAGAATGAATTTAGTTGTTGTTCTACCATCAACGCAGTCATAGTAGCCCTGCTTGTTCAAACAAGTCCCGTTACAGTTTTTTGGATCTTCGCATTCGTTGATATCTGATGACAAATGATAAAATAAGTATATTAGCAACGCAAAAcactaataaaatattaattccATCAGTAAAATTGACATGACTAGTAGGTCGCGTTTCCTCATAAATTGTTAACTCCATGGCTAAAATATTATTGTTGTAATCGAGAGGACTGTCctgttcccttttctttccagTAACTTATTATTACTACAATCTCTTTTGTTTGAATGTGCCTTCACTCGATATAATCTCgggcagaaaaaagaaaaaagaaggcagAAAGGATGTGATCATTAAACTGTGTGGATGCATTCTTTTCAGAGAAAAATCTGGGAATGAGCAACCCACTTTGCTGTACACTGCCATTAAATATGGAATGCGATAGCATGAAGTATTTTTTACCTTCGCATCCTTTAATAAGATAAGGGTTACCATGATACCCCGATCCACAATAGCACTGCATAAATGGCATTTCAATGCCGGAGAAGCTGCTGTCACAGTTGAAAGGTTCATTATAGCTCAAGCTGTAGATTGTGCTGTAATTTTGCTGCATAAGCTCACGTGAATAGTGGGTATTGTCTGTGATCCCCCATTCCAGCACCACTGGAACCGTATTACCCATTCTTAAGTCATATAAACCTGTTTCATTAGACTTCAAGAACCATGATCTATCTGCCAGGAAAGCATGCTTGCACCCGTGATGTCCACCTTCTTCTTTGAAATCCACACTGAAGACCTGAAGGTCGAAGGGGAGCGTACTCTGGCAGCATTCGTCCCTCCCGGAACAAGTACTATAATGCCAGCTAATGTTGGTGCTGATTTCAGCACATTTTGACCTGCAACCGACAACGGCCGATTCTGTAGTACCGACTGTTGCCAGGGTATCACAACCGACCGATGTAAAGACGTTTCTTGTTTGAGAGAAGACAAATGGACCTCCTTCGAAGCTCACCGGCTCACCAAGTCCATCGGCCCCACAGCTTGCATTTGAGTAAATTAAAGGCAGACGGACACTAATCATGCCGTTCGTGTATCCCCAGACAGAGGGGAAAGAAATGTTGAGAACTCGCAATCCAGTCTTATTTAGCACGGGAACTGTGTTGCTTTGCTGGCAGTCGATCTCGTACCACTCGTCCAAGAAACACCCGGCTCCTACTCCGAAGGGGAAGGGAATGGTGACATTCCCGCATGTTTCGTTACATTCAGGCCTTGCAAGTCCAGGCGCAGCTCCTGATGCCTGTACTGCAAGGGAAACCAGAAGCAAAAGAATTCGGAACACTGAGTTCGACATTGCTTTCACGTTCGGTATGTGCATGGACCGAAACCTATGGAGAAAGGGAATATGTGCAGACTCCCCGAATAGGTTTTTCATGGTTCCTCGAGAATAGAAATGCGAAAAAGCAGCCGAGGAATTAGGATGACGGGACGGGTCCTGATGTTGGGGACATAATTCTACCATGAGAAAGACTTCAAGCGTTATCAAATCATTATGACAAATGAACTAACTTATTATCACCCCACTCTCTCgttcatacttttttttttgtccttttggaaaaagaaatattccaCGACAAAAATCTCTGTTTCAATGACAAAGTCATCCACAAAATTTAAACTACGAAAACGAAGACGTTTTTCCCTTGATCTACGAAAAGGGTTAAGACTCCTTTTAAATCTAAAAAGGTGAAAGCACACCTTACTTTCATTTAAGCAAAAGtggtttctttctatttctttcatcGTTGTGCTAATGTGCGAGCGTAGTAATCTCTCTCATTATTGaagcaaaaatcatttttaattttctcgaATGTCGTAGATCTTGTAATCAGTGCAATGCTTTTCTCCCTCAAGCCGTCTATAAAAGCACTTTGGGAATCTCTTCGGCCCCCCAAAGAAGAGTACAGGACGTATTGGTGTCATGTGGCAAGTTCTTTTAATTCCATCATGAAATAGAGTGCGTCCCATGTGATTGGCGGAAACTAAAAAGTGATTTTCGCTTTTAAATAGTATAATTAATTCGCTAGTGCTCTGGATCGTGCCGAAACAATATTCTGTACTCTTGGCAGcgttttattttaatttttttctttcactaaaACTAGATATAACAAACTATCCATGGTTCgacgaggggagagagagaacataaagcctaattttgaaaaaaaatattatcaggTTTAgttaatattcaaaaaattgtcGGTCACAAAAAAGTTGTGCATCGTGATTATGAGTAGTCTTCCCCCAAAAGGAAGGACATAATCAATGAGGTACCACATGCGCATATCTCAATCGGTGTTGTtattgaggattttttttttctggattaaatttatatgtaggaaaatattttttttaacatatgtaggaaaataatttgaaataccaagttttggattttctttgagatatagaatttattttgggaagatatttcatgagtacgaatttgaaaatttttgttagacgaaaaattaatttggataaatgTATTTGAGTTTTTTATGCTATTAACTCTCTTATAGAAACTTTTAATTTCATTCGATAGATATAGTGTAGGGGTCTCGACTTTCATTATGTCTTACAACGTGTGAAATTTGGAGCACTCATGATCTGTGTTGAAGAAGCcccgcctccttcctctcctctctctccctctccctctcctctctagATTTTTCTATAGTCTTTTCTTGAACATTCTGCATCATAAGTATGATAAGTGGCTGGAAAAATAGATGAAGAGTTAGTTAGGCCCCGTGGTGTGTAGTTAAGCCCTGTTGTTGAAGATTGTAGAGATTGGGCGAACTCACTTGCATTAATGAAGTAATTTACAATATATACATAGGGTTTAGGGCTAAAACAATACAATGACAATGATGCCCTTGGTATAAACCCAATTTcccaatactccccctcaagttggtgaATGTAAACATGTCAACAACTTGTtcctaaaattacaaaataaatcacgTGTGACCGGTTTCGTGAACAAGTCCGTGAGTTGAGAATGACTGGGAACATAAAGAGTACACAAAGTgccatcttgaattttttcacGAACCAAGTGACAGTCAATCTCGATGTGTTTGATTCGTTCGTGGAAGACAAGATTAGTGGCGATGTGGATGGCAGCTTTATTATCACAAAAAAGATTGGCAGTAGTGGTGTTGACATGGAGATCCGAGAGAAGCATGTGAAGCCATGTGATTTCGCATGCGGCAGACGCCATAGCACGATATTCGGCTTCTGCTGAGGAACGGGCAACGGTCGTTTGTTTTTTGGAACGCCATGAGATAGGACAAGAACCAAGAAACATACAGTAGCCAGAAACAAATCGTCGGGATGTAGAACATGATGCCCAATCAGAATCTGTATAACCATTAAGTTGGAGAGTTGAATCAGATGGGAAAAATAAACCAGTGCCAGGATCATGCTTGAGATACCGCACAATGCGAAGGGCAGCATTCCAATGGTCTTCATGAGGAGagtgcataaattgactaagatGTTGCTGCAAAGAGTAAATCTGGACGAGTTACTGTAAGATATAATAATCCACCAATAAGTCGTCTATATGAACCTGGATCCTTAAGAGTTGGAGAGGACTCCGAAAATTGTATATTGAGTTCCATCGGAGTATCAATAGGACGTCCACCAAGAAGACCAATGTCAGACAAAATATCAAGAGCGTATTTCCTTTGTGACAAGAAAATCCCAGACTTGGAACGAGAAACTTCAATGCCCAAGAAATATTTGAGAGTGCCCAAGTCCTTAATACGAAATTGTGTGTCGAGAAATCGCTTGAGAAGTTGAATCATAACTGCATCATCGCCCATTATAAccaaatcatcaacataaacaagGACAATGGTCAAGAGAGAGCCACGGACTAATGTAAAAAGTGAATAGTCCGCCTTTGACTGTTGAAAACCAACATCAAGTAGTGCGGAAGAGAATTTAGCGAACCATTGCCTTGATGCCTGTTTAAGGCCATAGAGTGATTTCTTAAGTTGACAAACTAAATTCTCCCCCTTAGTATGAAAACCCGGTGGAAACCTCATATAGACCTCTTCGTCAAGATCACCATGCAGAAAATCATTATTCACATCTAATTGGTAGATAGGCCAATGACGAATTGAAGTAAGAGATAATAAAGTGCGAACAATTACCATTTTAGCAACAGGCGCAAATGTGTCATGGTAATCAATCCCCTATGTTTGAGTGTAACCCTTTGCAACGAGCCGAGTCTTGTAACGCTCAATGGTGCCATCAGAATTATATTTGATTCGGTAAACCCATTTACATTCAATAGGATGTTTGTtaggaggaagatgaacaatttCCCAAGTGCCATTTTGTTCAAGAGCTTGTATCTCAGAAGACATTGCCTCTCGCCACTTGGGAGATTGACACGTAGTGTCATAAGTTTCAGGTTTCTGTTCAGAGGATATGGAGGCTAAAAAGGCACGGTGAGTGGGTGAAAAACGCGAGTATGATAAACAGTTGGATAAAGGGTGAAGAGTATCTGATTCAGTTAC
The sequence above is drawn from the Eucalyptus grandis isolate ANBG69807.140 chromosome 11, ASM1654582v1, whole genome shotgun sequence genome and encodes:
- the LOC104425238 gene encoding wall-associated receptor kinase-like 6, with translation MKNLFGESAHIPFLHRFRSMHIPNVKAMSNSVFRILLLLVSLAVQASGAAPGLARPECNETCGNVTIPFPFGVGAGCFLDEWYEIDCQQSNTVPVLNKTGLRVLNISFPSVWGYTNGMISVRLPLIYSNASCGADGLGEPVSFEGGPFVFSQTRNVFTSVGCDTLATVGTTESAVVGCRSKCAEISTNISWHYSTCSGRDECCQSTLPFDLQVFSVDFKEEGGHHGCKHAFLADRSWFLKSNETGLYDLRMGNTVPVVLEWGITDNTHYSRELMQQNYSTIYSLSYNEPFNCDSSFSGIEMPFMQCYCGSGYHGNPYLIKGCEDINECEDPKNCNGTCLNKQGYYDCVDGRTTTKFILVGVGASLGALLLCLLLWRLYEYIKKRKEIKLKEKYFIQNGGLLLESELSSPKYNVEKSKLFNSKELEKATDNFNNDRILGQGGQGTVYKGMLTDGKIVAIKKSKVIDKGQVEQFINEVLILSKINHRNVVKLLGCCLETEVPLLVYEFIPNGTLYEYLHDPSAEFPISWDTRLRIATEIAGALFYLHSAASIPIYHRDIKSTNILLDEKYRAKVADFGTSKSISLDQTHITTLVQGTFGYLDPEYFQSSQFTNKSDVYSFGVVLVELLTGQKPISSQREQVGRSLVTYFINSMEEIRLFNIADAHVLKEGKKEEIASMAKLAKRCLNLNGRKRPTMKEAAMELEGIRKLQNLSGMQHNQEYREPTESHDAVFASSQSSIDMNIITFSGVQPLLTGET
- the LOC108955980 gene encoding uncharacterized mitochondrial protein AtMg00810-like, encoding MITPSPTEPEAMPRPSRQRHPPGYLRDYHCAIVASNQSSSDSKSKADYSLFTLVRGSLLTIVLVYVDDLVIMGDDAVMIQLLKRFLDTQFRIKDLGTLKYFLGIEVSRSKSGIFLSQRKYALDILSDIGLLGGRPIDTPMELNIQFSESSPTLKDPGSYRRLIGGLLYLTVTRPDLLFAATS